Genomic window (Aquimarina sp. BL5):
AAATAGAAGGTCTTAAGTTGGCTCAAGGTGGTCTTCTTATTATGGCAATGTACTTTCTTATTATAGGTATTCGATTTAAATTAAAAGGATTTCGTCCTGCTATCTATTATTTGTTCGCTTGGGGAGCTCTTATTATTGGTATCTGTTTTGCTATACTGGAATCATTAAACCTAACTTTTGTAATGTCCTATTTAAATGCGATGCAGATTGGCTCAGCCCTAGAAGTATTGCTACTTTCCTTTGCACTAGGTGATCGGATTAACATGTACAAAAAACAAAAAGAAGATGCACAATTAGAAGCTCTAATATCAGCCAAAGAAAATGAAAGATTGATTCAAGAGCAAAATATAATTTTAGAAGAGAAGGTAAAGGAACGAACTGCAGAAGTAGCTAACCAAAACGAAGCTCTTATCATTTTGAATAAAGAAAAAGATATGCTGGTCAATTTGGTCGCACATGATCTTAGAACTCCGCTACATCAGATGAAAGGATTAATATGGTTGCTTGACATACCTGTTATGGTAGTAACTGAGGACCAGGAAGCTTATTTGTATGAAATCAACAATTCTATAGATCGCTTGACACAAATGATAAGTCGTATATTGGATACACATGCGTTAGAGAAAAATGAAATCAAGTTAATAAATGAGATTATTAGTTTGAATGAACTGGTTCCGTATATAGTCCAGAATTTTCATCTCACTGCTACAGAAAAAAATATTAAACTATTAGCAGAAGTTGAAGAAGGCAATCATTCTGTCGAAGTAGATAAAAACTACCTTATTCAGGTTTTAGAAAACTTGCTTTCTAATGCACTCAAGTTTTCTAAAAAAGGAAGTAAAGTGGTATTACACGTAAAATCGAATAAAGGAAAAACAAAAGTTGTAGTCGAAGATAATGGACCTGGTATTAGCGAAGAAGATCAGAAGAAGTTATTCGGAAGGTTTCAAAAACTAAGTGCACAGCCTACAGCTGGTGAATCATCTATCGGCCTAGGATTATCCATCGTAAAAAAATATGTAGAAGCTATGAATGGCAAAATTCATTGTGAAAGTCAATTAGGTATCGGAACCAAATTTATTATCACTTTTAAATCTAAAGGCATTTAGGGAGGAATTAAAGTTAACAGGTAGATATAAATTTAGTCAGTATCTAAATGAACTGAGAGTTGATTATGCTGTCAAACTTTTGGTAGAACAATCCTTTACTATCTCTAAAATTTGTCATAAAGTTGGTTTAATATTCGTTCTTGCATCCCTGTACGTTTGAAGTAAATTCCCCAATAACAAATACCTGAAAACCATAAACACCTGATTTTATAGCATTAAAATAAATAAATCAACTTTTTCATTAAAGCTTTATTGGTCTTTCTTTAAAATTAAATTTCATTAATCCATTTCCAAACAATTGATCATCATAGATCAACTGAATGGTTTCATTTTCGGGAATCCCACCAAAATTTAATAATAACCTTTTAAAAGGAGCTACTTTAAAATTACGCTCAAACGTTACTCCTGCGCAGGCTACCGTATCCCCAGATTGGGTTACTGCTTTAAAATCTTTTTGTATAGTAAATGCCATATATTTAACGGCATCTTCATACGATCGGTTGGTATACAAATCTTTTAAAAGATCATCTTCTTTTTCTTGTTGGAACTTTACCTCAATAACTCTTTCATTTTTATACTCTTGATATATGGAGTCAACACTATTAAGATCCTGACTTCCTTCATTCTTTAAAATATAATACTGAATCGGTACTAGAGTCGCATTGTATTCGATATCCGAAAAGAAATGGGAAATAGATCTGGATTTCCATCCGGATTGCTCTAGGTTAAAAAGTCGTTCCTCTATTTCTGTTCTAGGCTTTTCTAGTCCTTTTTGGCAAGACCCAAAAGAAAGTAATAGTATTACTACAGCAAGATAATTTAGGTTATATTTATTCACAAATCACATATTTAAGGTCGTATATAAATATACCCATTATAAATCCAACTCTCGAAAGTTATATTTTAAAAAATCTATCGGCAACTGAAATAAAAGATATTTGTTAATAATCAAAAATCAAATTTTACAATCTTTACTTTTTCTCTTCCTCTACGAAAATGATCTTCTTTTTCTATTAAGTAAAACCCTTTACCATCGATAACCTTTGCTGTAATAATCTCTTTACGTTTTATCCCTTT
Coding sequences:
- a CDS encoding sensor histidine kinase, with the protein product MSAYFKYYLGILSIIWLSTLTSFGQTAILLDDSAELQDIGKQTYYLEDASLGLSIEEIINNNLKTPFKSYSQETINFSSTASAYWLKFKITKKIPGNFFLNVGSAYIDSISLYELDEKNKLISTRHTGDDLPFDTREIEVGNYLFALDFDKDITRTFYLRVKSDQPLFFLLRVGTLSNFVAYEHDLDFLQGIYFGFMLLIFLYNLFLYFSTRERIYLYYIAYVFSITWFMASVFGYFFEYFWPNTPFFNQLVVVSSGLTMITATLFTQKFLNTKKSDTRLHKGSMVFLFIGFLVCLFVLLGYKIEGLKLAQGGLLIMAMYFLIIGIRFKLKGFRPAIYYLFAWGALIIGICFAILESLNLTFVMSYLNAMQIGSALEVLLLSFALGDRINMYKKQKEDAQLEALISAKENERLIQEQNIILEEKVKERTAEVANQNEALIILNKEKDMLVNLVAHDLRTPLHQMKGLIWLLDIPVMVVTEDQEAYLYEINNSIDRLTQMISRILDTHALEKNEIKLINEIISLNELVPYIVQNFHLTATEKNIKLLAEVEEGNHSVEVDKNYLIQVLENLLSNALKFSKKGSKVVLHVKSNKGKTKVVVEDNGPGISEEDQKKLFGRFQKLSAQPTAGESSIGLGLSIVKKYVEAMNGKIHCESQLGIGTKFIITFKSKGI